Genomic segment of Chelonoidis abingdonii isolate Lonesome George unplaced genomic scaffold, CheloAbing_2.0 scaffold0330, whole genome shotgun sequence:
GACCTGGGGCGCCGCGCCATCTCCTACGCCACCCACCGCGACGCCTACTCCGGGGGCTTCGTCAACAGTAAGGGGACCAGAGGCTTGGGGGGAGGATTGGGCCCCCAAGGGGTGATTGCCCTGGGCTGCTGTTCTGGATGCTTGGGTCCCATTCCCCCAACCCTTGGGGGTGAGCACCCTGCACTGCCATCCCGGACACATGGGTCCTGTCCCCTCACACCCCAGGCGTGGGAGCTCAGCTCTGCCATCCTGGACACCTGGGTCCCGTCCCCTCACACCCCAGGCGTGGGAGCTCAGCTCTGCCATCTCGGACGCCTGGGTCCCGTCCCCTCACACCCCAGGGGTGGGAGCTCAGCTCTGCCatcccggatgcctgggtcccgtCCCCTCACACTCCAGGCGTGGGAGCTCAGCTCTGCCATCCTGGACACCTGAGTCCCGTCTCCTCACACCCAGCGTGGGAGCTCAGCCTCTGCCATCTCGGATGCCTGGGTCCcgtcccctcactgcccccgaGGGGTGTGGCTCAGCTCTGCATCCGAGACACCTGGGTCCCGTCCCATCACTCTCCGGGTGCCTGAAAAGACTGATTGCACGGCCCTGCTACTGTCATCTCTGATTGCCTGGGCTCCTCCCCATGCCTGGTCTCTGCCCCCATTCTCGGGGCTGGTGCTGCCCTCCTCTCCTGTCCTCTCCCCCAGTGTATCACAACTGAAGGAAGATGGCTGGATCCGGGTGGCCGGACGACGTCAGcgactctgctgcacccatgtACGCGGATGCCAAGCAGTGACACTGGAACGGACCCGGGTGCCTCACACTCAGGGACCAGCGAGGACTCAGGCTGCAGGTGACGCGTGCATTGGGGGGGCATGACGGTGGGGGGGCGTGAAACGAGTTCTGTGTGTGATGGAATGAAAGTGATGTGGTGAAACAATCACGGCTGCTGGAGTCGATTAACGTGGTGTCCCGTGCAGGCGGCGGGGAGGAGAGTCAGCACAGGCAGCTGGGAGGGTCTGAGGGGGGGGCGCTGGTTCAGGATGAAGCTGTGGGGGAGCCCAGAAATTAAGGGGTGttttaatgcagctttgaaaatcctggAACTAGCCCAGTCACACAGCTCGCCGGTGCCCTCACTCCAGACCTCTAGCCCCCCTGCTATACCACTAACTACGGCAAATTTAAAGTGCAGGGTCCCTTGGGAGCAGAGCGTCACTCATCACGCTGGGTCTGACTTGGATGACCAGATTTCGACAGCAGCGAACGGTTTGGTGTCACTAGAGTtatgggggagacaaggccctgcacccgcCCACCTTATCCTGTGATTCCCCGACTCTCAACCAGCCAggaacacagaaggtttattagccgACAAGGAACCACAGTCCAACAGCAGAGCTTCAGGTACAGACAACAgaacccctcagtcaggtcccagTGATTGGGCCTCCAGCCAGCCCAACTgactcaccctccacccccatctgcctttgtccctttcccgggccaggaggcacCCTGATTCCTCTTTGTCCCAACCCTTCCGTTGGCACCTTGCTGGAGAGGACCCAGGCACAGTGCCAGAACCCAGAGTGTGggcattctctgtgcagacaccatcacaAACCTGCCCTCTTGGCTCCACAACAATCCCACCCCCTTTACCACACCTAGAGACTTACGAACtgcaagggaaactgaggcaaccccagcagtattcagagaaaacattaagacagCCAGCTGGGTGCCGCTGACAGAACTTCACAGCAGGTGAAGTCGAAGCGGAGTCCTCCAAGTTGACACGCGCACCCTCTGGTGTTTTAACCTGGGGAAATCAGCCTTCCTCCCTACCCCCCAAACTCCTCTCTGTAATTGGAGATTCCCTAGAGCTGCATCGTCTGGCGTGGAGGCGTGTGTGATTCTCTGAAGTGTCACATAACGCTGGAtgacctgccctgccctgacagGCCTGGGAACCTGGGGAACTCCTGTTGGATCGAAATTCCATTGTCCAGGACCTAAGGCAGCCACACGATCAGTAGAGTGAAAATCATGTCTATCCTACGTGGGGGGCGATACTCGAGTGAGGGAGCGGACTCGAATGTCTAGAGAgcgagctgggagccaggctgggggatTCGATGAAGGGCTTCTGGGGACCAGTAGATAGATCAGCACAAGGGGAGACATCACCCCACTGAACCAAAGTCAAAACCCAAGGCCCATGAGAACAAACCTGCGCTACATCGAGTGGGTTTGCGAGTTGTGCAGAGCTTTAAAATGACATCCGTATTTGTAATGCCAATAAGTCTTTCTTTGCTCAACCCAGTTTTGGACGCCAGAATCCAAAGTTCAATTTGCAAccacaaagtggggggaaaatcAGGGTTATTCACACGGCTCCTTGGTTAACATTTTCTTGTCAGCCATAAAACTGCCCGGCTCTCGTGGGCGTCTATTTGCTCCGGCTTTTGTTTCCCACTGCATAGCAGAACATCAAGAGTACAAACCCCCGGGAATGGAAGTTGGTCGTAGCTCTGAAACGTTTTGTACACTGAACAACCGTTCGGGGCTTCCAAAAGGTTTAACAGCTGAAAAGTGACGTGGACACAGCTTTGAAAGCTACTGTGCTGAAGAAATAATGCTGCTTCCAGGCGTTCTTTGTAGTGTTTTCGTTcaacacagcactgctgcagtgGCTTTTTTCTGGTTTTTGCTCCTGCGCCTCCGAATGTGCGCTTATCCGGCTCCAGACCGAGGTTGTGGCTGACTGTCAGTTTGTAACTCAGGTTCTGCTGTAGCCATGGTACAGGAGCGTGATTGGTACATAAGTAGCTACATGAACCCCTGGTAGCCACCCACCAAGGACAGCCAAGCACAGACCTAGCCTGGCTGGTGGGGGTACTTTGGGTGGGAAGGGGAATTTAAGCAGAGCCTTCAACTTGCCCTTGTCCTGTTTCTTTCTGGACTCAATCCTGAGGCAGGTCAGGGTGGCCCAGATGCCTGGGGATGGGTGGATCGGGGGTGGCTTGGGAATTTCTTAATTCTTTGGTATCGGGGGacggggggtgtgggggggcagtggggtggggctggagggctgggggggtgaagagtatggggggggggggttgtggagggtgttttttgttgggggggggggcgggtggggggggttatttgggggaggggggtggtggtgggggcaacttggtgggtgggggtgggattggtggggcggggggggggggtgttggggagggggggctttgttgggggggggttgggaataattttttttttcctttctctctgcagtGCCCATTCCCATGGAGACCCTCTCCCCGGAAGTCCCGCCAGGGCGTACTGTGGGTGAATCATCTCTGGCTGGAGGGATTTCCACCTCTCCAACCCCCGTCCTGTGTGAGGAGCACACGGCCGGTTCCCAGCCCCACAGTCAAATTTGGCTCTGGCCACCTCACACCCCAACACACAGAGCTGGGAAATCCCCGGAGGCCTGTTGCCCAAGCCAGACCTCCGTCCGCCTGCAGCGCTTGCTCTGAACCAGGCGGGGCTAGTCCCATGGCACTTTAGGCAGGGCCCCCAGGGGTTGGATTCCCACTGGTTGTGTCTGTGCGGAGCTTAAGCTGCAAGGCAGCTGGGGACAGGTGCACCAGGCATGA
This window contains:
- the LOC116826954 gene encoding proteasome subunit beta type-8-like; its protein translation is MSGSAADCQYWERLLAKHCRLYALRNKERISVSAASKLLSNMLCEYRGMGLSVGSMICGWDKKGPGLYYVDDNGARLSGPMFSTGSGKPYAYGVMDSGYRPDLSVAEAYDLGRRAISYATHRDAYSGGFVNSKGTRGLGGGLGPQGVIALGCCSGCLGPIPPTLGGEHPALPSRTHGSCPLTPQAWELSSAILDTWVPSPHTPGVGAQLCHLGRLGPVPSHPRGGSSALPSRMPGSRPLTLQAWELSSAILDT